The following DNA comes from Peromyscus leucopus breed LL Stock chromosome 2, UCI_PerLeu_2.1, whole genome shotgun sequence.
gCATATGAGCAGATAAATCAGATGAGAAAAGAGGCAGAGATAAATTATCAAGACTTACTGTTACTCCTGTAATTTATGATCTTCACAACAGCCTAATGAAAACTATTTAACTTTGTTATAGATTACAAAACTAAGcattagtaaaattacataaGTAATAGAAACAAAGCTAAAATTTGAATCTAGATCTCACATCAATttttacattctttaaaaatataaaatcctcttttctctatatttacaactcttattaaaaaacaaattgtgGAGGCTGGGGGATActggttaagaatgcttgttgctcttccagaagaccaagttcagttgccagcacccacatcaggcagctcacaaacacttgTAACTCCGTTTCTAGGGAATCCAGtctcctcttctagcctccatggccCATATGCAGGTGTACATTCATGgtatacaaacatgcatacccagaaataaaaataaatataaaaaaaaaaccccaaattgtGTTATTAACAGAATTTGGAAAGAGCTAAAGAATATTAGTTATTCTTACATCCTTAATAAGATATAAAGCCTTCAAATATTTGCATTAAAGTCATGAGGGAAAATATGTGTAGGTATTTATATAAACCCTCAGAACATTTAGGACATCAAAAAAACTCTATGCAGAAACAAGTATAAGACTGggcttgaaagatggctcagcaattaagagcactcactgatcttacagaggacatgggttcaattcccagcacccacatggtggctcacaatcactcataactccagttccagggaatctaatgccttcttctgaactctatgggcaccaggcacaatgaggtacacacacatgcagagaaaaaACACTCATTAAAAATAACCGtatctgccgggtggtggtggcgcatgcctttaatccaagcatttggaagaggtggaggcaggtggatctctgtgagtttgaggccagcctggtctataaagcaagatccagaacagccagaactgttacacagagaaacactgtctcaaaaaaataaaaataaaaaaagagtataGGATAGATTCGATAGATTCTCAATGTAAGttaaatttttaagtattaaaaaatataaagacaacCACTGACTACAGTGATAAAAAAAAGTGAATCACAAATATGTCCTAAGCTGAAAGAACAACTTCCTTATTTCAAACGATCCCATTAACCAAGTATCTATCAATGTAGAAACCACAAAGAAACACTTCCTTAATTCCCAATTCGCTTTTCTTCACAGAAAACTGAGACAGCATACTTTCCAGcaacaatcaaacaaaaccaaaaaatacaaaacacaataAGCAAGCTCATGTTTTATATAGAAACTCACTAGAACTGGGCTTTCAAAGGCTATTTATAATGTCATCTCAACTAGAATTAAATTCACTTAATCCTGCTTTAGTTTCTGGTCCTGCCAAGTTCCCGAGAGACTACATGCAGCTTACCTTCCCACAGGCTCTGCAATGATGCCTCCTTTTGGTGAACGTAAACCGAGCTTCACACTTCATGCAGTTTGGAGCCTGGGAATCTGGTACCCAAACTGGTGCCACCTCACCCAAGGTGGTAAATGGCTTTCTTGCAGAAATTCCCAATTGACCAGCTCTGAGATCATTATCTGGACTGTCTGGAGCTAACGCAAGGCATGGTCTACTGGAGATCTCAGCCTCATAACTTTCTGAATGTTCCCCATTTGTATCAGTCACAGAGATGTTTCCCAGAGATGCACTGCATGCATTGATTGCTGCATTTCCCCCCAGTTTTGTTTTCCCAagaatatcatttttgtttttagtattacTTCCACTGTTTGAGGGAAGGTCATTTTGTAAGTGGTCTGATAATGGCTTTGGAATCTGAAGTTTAAGATTAGAAGGTTGCTTGGGTCTGGCACCACCAAAAGGAACACTAATAGATTGCAGGTTTGCTATCTTGGGGGAAGACTGCCCGAGTACTGATGGGATCTGACTacagaaattatgtaaataatttttcttcattatatttCCAGTGCTATTTAAAAGCAGTCCACTGCCTTCTGcattctcatttcctctctgttcATAAATATTTGAGTAGCATTCTGACTTGCtctcctctatttctttttcttctgttactgAATCTTCTTTGGAAGGTAAAGTCTTtggaacaaaagaaacaactgGGCTCTGTATTCCATAGGAATCACAACCATTAGATAGAGAATTTGCTGCTGGTGCATCATTAACAGTGGAGAAATCACATCCTTCACTTTCAGTCATGCAAGTTCCTTTGAAATCTAGATCTGAATCTGCCGTTCCGATACACTCTCCTCCGCTGTTAGTGTCCTCAGGCTGGCTGATCTGTGAAACcacttgattttcttcatttgcttGGCTATCATTCGTCTCATTGAGCTTCATTAATTTCCAATCAGTCACCTGTGAGTCAGAGACACCTTCTGTCACATTAAGAAGTTCTGTGGTGCCAATTCTTTCTCCACGGTCATTACCATCATCTTCATCAGCTCCAGCTTCCCTGGACACAAGGCAATCGGAAGACTGTTCACAACTGTCCTTTCCACACACTGCAGATGTGTCTGGCTTGAGATACAAAGACAAACCAGACGGGAGGGAGTCTCCAGCTGTCCTCTCCTCTGCGGGCTCTTTTTCCGTCATGACCTCCTCGCTTTCGTGGGAAAAGGAGTTTGGGCTCCCTAGATCTGTCCTAGAAGAATTGTTTTTGCCAGCAAGGTCTTCATCTGCCGTATAATTCTCTTGTTTTTTATCGGCAGACCCTCCACCCATTTCCTGGGATGAATTAATTGTTAAGCTTGTGACTGCACATGTGGAAAGGTCTCTGCCTACACTTTCATCATCCTTTAATTGGGAAGGTGAAGAGACACTGGTTGCACTGTTAGATGAAGCAGCACAGAGATGATTAACAGAAGCCCCCTCTGGTTTTGGTTTAGTCAAAGCATCCATTTGTTTCTCTGAGTTTATACCTTTTTCAGTGGACCCATTCATACTAAAACTAAATTGATCAGTTTGTCTATTTTCATTATCCAGTGAACAGCTAAAAGAGTCCATGAGGGGTTGACTATTATAATTATTACAATCCTGCAAATCACTTTGCAATGTCCTTTTATCACAGTTATGCATGACAGCTACAACAAGAACATTCTTCTCGTCTGGCAGACAAGTGAGGCTTCCACATTTCTCCTCTCCCACTTCAACAGCACTAAATTCATCATCCCGATTATAGCTTCTCTTAATTAGCTGGTCTTCTGCCACAGCATTTTCATCAATCCACATTGTGTCAATCTCTGGATTTAAATGACAGTCTTGTCCGTTAGCACAGGGATCTTCTCCCTCTCTTGTAAGGGGAGCTGAGCTAACCAGAGAGAAGACTTTCAGCTGTGGTACTACCTCATTAGAAACTCCAGGTTCGTTCCCACTGGTCAATGCAGGATTAAAAGACAGTGGGTGAGAAGAGGGATCTAGAATCTTATTCCACTTTGTATCCAATAAAGTAGGAGAAATTGTTTCatctgaaaaaataagaaaagtaattacAGTAAGTTTGCtggcaacaacaaaaagctactTAGGACTATCTAACCAATGTTTCCAACTATACTCTGAAGATAAAATGTTCTCAGAATATGACAGAATCTAATCTTTAGCTagacataaaatacatttaagacAATGCCCTATAATTGCCTGTTAACAAATGGTAATGTCTAAGAACATTTCAAACAAAAGAGTTCTATGtctatttaattttgttattagaTTGAGATAAACAATAGCACAATTAAATTGACCTGTAGACCCAGGAGTGGGGAAGCGCTTTTGAACTGTCTGTGTACAAGACAAGGCACAGATAATGGAAGTGAAGACTGATGATTGAATGAATATTTTTCTGTGAAGTCTAAATGCTCTCTTCTAATCTACAATATGATTGGAGTGTGGGTTACATCCATATCTCCATCTGCTAAACTGTAAAGTCAACCTTTTAGTCCCAcctcttgggagactgaggtgagAGGGTACCTGAGTCAATTAGTTCAAGCCAACTGGGaaacagtgagactctgtcttaaaatagaacaaaaacaaacaaaacccactagCCCTGTGTAGTTAAAATTTAGGCATTTgtcaggcggtgatggcacagcctttaatcccagcattcaggaggcagaagcaggtggatctctgtgagttcgaggccagcctgggctacagagtgagttccaggaaaggcaccaaagctacacagagaaaccctgtctcaaaaaaacaaaacaaaaacaaaaacaaaaaaaaattgagacatttTAGTgaacatagtttttaaatttttttttaatgggcctAGAGATTTAGCTCAGTTATGAGTGCCTACATGCACTAAGGCTGGTGAATATCCAGTCCTagggaggggaaggcagaagcaggaagctggaggatcaCAAGTCCAAGGTCATCTCTAGCTATATCCTgggtttgaggctaacctgggcaatACAGAAGaccctatttaaaaaagaagtctggGGAAATGGCTGGTGGGCAATGGGGTGGCtgagcaagcatgaagacctgagtttggattcccagcagtCACCTAAAAGACTACAGACACAATCAGGGTCATGGTGGCATACAGCTGTGACCTGCcatggggaggagagaaagcagaTCCCAAAGGATTACTGGTAAACCAATCTAGCTGAAAAGAGCAAACAGTGAGacatttgtttcaaaaaataaggttagAGACCACTGAGGAAGTGATACAATGTTGatccctggcctccacaagcatccatacagacacacacacaccaaaacacacacacacacacacacacacacacacacacacacaccaaaaaaaaaaaaaccctcaaaaacattacaaatgaaacagaacaaaaatgaCAGTGTATTAATCACTGCTGACCATGGGTTATAGTGCACTTAAGTTTATTAGACTATTCTCTttaatttgttgttttgagacagagtcctggaactttctatgtagcccacgctggcctcaaactcacagagatccacctgcctctgcctcccagggctgggattaaaggcgtgcactactatGCCCAGTATAacttgtatatatttaaatttttcccattaagttttttttttaaagtttgctaCAGCATGTGAAATCCTGCCTGTAATAATGTTACtgattaaatttatatttattgccgggcattggtggtgcacacctttaatcccagcactcgggaggcagagccaggcagatctctgtgagttcgaggccagcctgggctaccaagtgagctccaggaaaggcgcaaagctacacagagaaatcctgtctggaaaaaaacaaaacaaaacaaaacaacaacaacaaaaaatttatatttatattcttagCTGAGGACATTTGGGAAAATGGTATTTGGGAAAATAGATTTATCTATTAAATCAATTTCTAGTGTATCAATAAACATAATTTCATCTAACATTTGTTTCCTTTGTAACAGACCATAACTATATAGCTAAGTTATTCTCTCAAGTTACAGTGGTATTTTGTATCTCTAAATgagaaaaggagacaaaaaaagaatgcacttagggctttttcttctttctcccttcagtAAATGATAACCATGGTGCTGAAATTATGCAGTTATAATTGTAACACTAATCTTCAATGCACTCATCGACCTTATTACATACAGTTTTTACTATACTGCAATGCAATAGCTTATTTACCTTCTCTTTCACCCACTGAATGATTTCTGAAGGCAGAAACCATTTCATTCCATCAATGCAAGGCCTACTTTGCATTGGGTCAAGTGGTAGTAGgtaataaatacacaaaagtaaacataaataaaagcatttggtTTATATAGCATTAAGAGTAATACTCATGCCTCTACAAAGTATATAATCTAGTTGGGAAAATAAGACATAGATACAATATACATGAGTAGCTAATTagtatatatattcaaaaattaTTATGTAAGACTACAAAAGAAATTCTaggatgaggtaaatgagcctgaATTCACTTAAAAAAAGGAACTGGATGAGGTCTCAAGCGTTTCATCAACAGAAAAGGATTTGTAAGTAGGGAAACTAGGAAAAGCATAACACCAAATGTACGATTTAAGAGAACAACAAATACATCAATTTGGTCCAAGGAAATAACCAGCCTGGGAAACAGTGAAAAGAAGCAACCCAGGCAGATAGTGAAAGCCAAGGAACTTCCGATTGCtgccgagcagtggtggtgcacgtctttaatcccagcaactgggaggtagaggcaggtggacttctgagtttgaggcactcttaagtttaaattaaaatttaggctagcaagaaatttaatttaaacttaaattaatttaaaaataagtatttccaga
Coding sequences within:
- the Zfyve9 gene encoding zinc finger FYVE domain-containing protein 9 isoform X2; this encodes MENYFQAEAYNLDKVLDEFEQNEDETISPTLLDTKWNKILDPSSHPLSFNPALTSGNEPGVSNEVVPQLKVFSLVSSAPLTREGEDPCANGQDCHLNPEIDTMWIDENAVAEDQLIKRSYNRDDEFSAVEVGEEKCGSLTCLPDEKNVLVVAVMHNCDKRTLQSDLQDCNNYNSQPLMDSFSCSLDNENRQTDQFSFSMNGSTEKGINSEKQMDALTKPKPEGASVNHLCAASSNSATSVSSPSQLKDDESVGRDLSTCAVTSLTINSSQEMGGGSADKKQENYTADEDLAGKNNSSRTDLGSPNSFSHESEEVMTEKEPAEERTAGDSLPSGLSLYLKPDTSAVCGKDSCEQSSDCLVSREAGADEDDGNDRGERIGTTELLNVTEGVSDSQVTDWKLMKLNETNDSQANEENQVVSQISQPEDTNSGGECIGTADSDLDFKGTCMTESEGCDFSTVNDAPAANSLSNGCDSYGIQSPVVSFVPKTLPSKEDSVTEEKEIEESKSECYSNIYEQRGNENAEGSGLLLNSTGNIMKKNYLHNFCSQIPSVLGQSSPKIANLQSISVPFGGARPKQPSNLKLQIPKPLSDHLQNDLPSNSGSNTKNKNDILGKTKLGGNAAINACSASLGNISVTDTNGEHSESYEAEISSRPCLALAPDSPDNDLRAGQLGISARKPFTTLGEVAPVWVPDSQAPNCMKCEARFTFTKRRHHCRACGKVFCASCCSLKCKLLYMDRKEARVCVICHSVLMNVPQPREQRRVWFADGILPNGEVADAAKLTMNGTSSAGTLAVSHDPVKPVTTSPLPAEADISLFSGSITQVGSPVGSAMNLIPEDGLPPILISTGVKGDYAVEEKPSQISVMQQLEDGGPDPLVFVLNANLLSMVKIVNYVNRKCWCFTTKGMHAVGQSEIVILLQCLPDEKCLPKDIFNHFVQLYRDALAGNVVGNLGHSFFSQSFLGSKEHGGFLYVSSTYQSLQDLVLPTPPYLFGILIQKWETPWAKVFPIRLMLRLGAEYRLYPCPLFSVRFRKPLFGETGHTIMNLLADFRNYQYTLPVVQGLVVDMEVRKTSIKIPSNRYNEMMKAMNKSNEHVLAGGACFNEKADSHLVCVQNDDGNYQTQAISIHNQPRKVTGASFFVFSGALKSSSGYLAKSSIVEDGVMVQITAENMDSLRQALREMKDFTITCGKADAEDPQEQIHIQWVDDDKKVNKGVVSPIDGKSMESITNVKIFHGSEHKANGKVIRWTEVFFLESDDQHSCLSDPADHSRLTEHVAKAFCLALCPHLKLLKEDGMTKLGLRVTLDSDQVGYQAGSNGQPLPSQYMNDLDSALVPVIHGGACQLSEGPVVMELIFYILENIA